In Pseudomonas oryzihabitans, the DNA window CACCTGGCCGGCGGCGTCGCGCAAGGGTACCGCCAGGGACCTCAGGCCCACTTCCAGCTCCTGGTCGACGATCACGTAGCCCTGCTGCCGCACCTGGCCCAGGCACTCGATGAGCGCCGGCGGCTGGTAGAGGGTGCGGCTGGTCTTGGCCTGCAGGTCGGCGTGTTCCAGATAGTCGTGCAGGGCGGCATCGTCCAGGGCGGCGAGCAGGATGCGGCCCATGGAGGTGCAATAGGCCGGCAGCCGACTGCCCACGCTGAGGTCCACCGAGATCAGCCGCTGCGGCGTGGCCGAGCGGGCGATGTAGAGGATCTCGTCGCCCTCCAGGGTGGCCATGGAGCAGGCTTCATGCAGTTGCTCGCTCAAGCGATCGAGTACCGGCTGGGCGGTGACCGCCAGCGGCGTGGACGACAGATAGGCGTGCCCCAGGGTCAGCACCTTGGGCAGCAGCGAATAGGTGCGCCCATCGGTGGTGACGTAGCCGAGCTTCATCAGGGTGTGCAGGCAGCGGCGCACGGCGGCGCGAGGGATCTCGGTGCGATGGCTGATCTGGGCGATGGTCAGCTGGCGCTTGCGTTCCTGGAAGGCATGGATGACCGCGAGGCCGCGGGCCAGGGAGGTCATGAAGTTCGGGTCGCCGGTAAAGGCTTCGATGCGCTTTGCCGGTGAGGCGATGATGGGCGGCGCGGCCAGCGGCGGCAGGCCCGTGGCGTGAGCGGTGCGGTTATCGTCCATCGAACCGGTCCTCGGCAGGCTTTTGATCGATTATCGAGCGAGGGGGCGATTATCGCAATCGCATTTCTTCTCGCCCCCGCAGACGAAAGCGCTCGTCCAGAGGCATGCTGAGGCTTCACGCCAGCCGCCTGGATGCCTGCCGATGAAAACCCTGGAAGATCATCTCAGCCAATACGCGAGCTACCATCGCGATCCACGCAACATCGCCAGCCACTTCCCCGGCATCCTGCTGATCGTGCTGGCAGTGGCCATCCTGCTGTCCCGCCCCGTATTCACGCTCGCTGGCTGGCCACTGTCCCCTGCACTGCCGGTCGCTGGCGCGGTGGCGATCTTCTACCTGCGCCTGGATCGGCCGCTGGGGCTGCTGATGAGCGGCCTGCTCGGTCTTGCCATTTGGCTGGGTGTCGCGCTGGCCGTCCAGACCACCGCTGCCTGGCTCGGCTGGGGCCTGGGTCTGTTCCTGATCGGCTGGGCCATCCAGTTCGTCGGCCATCATTACGAGGGACGCAAGCCGGCCTTTCTCGACGATATCGCCGGCCTGGCCATCGGCCCGCTGTTCATCGTCGCGGAACTGGTGTTCCTGCTGGGCGGGCGCCCGGCACTGCGGCAGGCGATCGAAGAACGGGCCGGCCCGGTACGGCGCCGTCAGGCCAGTCGATAGCGGATCGTCGGCCGATCATCGGGGCCGTCCAGCGCCACCTGCGCCCTTACCCCCCAGACCTGCTGGATCAACTCGGCCGTCAGCACCTCGGCAGGCGCGCCTTCGGCCACCAGTTGGCCGTCTCTGAGCACCGCCAGGCGGTCGCAGAACAGCGCGGCGAGGTTCAGGTCGTGGATCGCCAGCACGCAGGTGGCCGGCAGCCGGCGCACCAGATCGAGGATCTCCAGCTGGTGTTGGATATCGAGGTGGTTGGTGGGTTCGTCCAGCAGGAGTTCGCTGGGTTCCTGGGCCAGGGCGCGAGCGATCTGGGCACGCTGGCGTTCGCCGCCGGAGAGGCTGTGCCAGCGGCGGGCAGCCTTGTCGACCAGGCCTACCTGGGCCAGGGCCCGCTGGCAGACTTCGGCATCGCGGGCGCTCCAGGCATCGAGCAGGCCCCGATGGGGCGTACGACCCAGGCGCACCACCTCGGCTACCGAGAGATCAGCTTCGGTACCGGCCTGCTGCTCCACCAGGGCTACCCGGCGCGCCAGGTCGCGCCGGCGCAGGTCCTGCAGGGGCGTCTCGTCGAGGCTGACCCTGCCCTCCTCCGGCCGGCGCAGCCCGGCCAGCAGCCGCAGCAGGCTGGACTTGCCCGAGCCGTTGGGGCCGAGCAGCCCGAGCACCCCACCGGGCGGTACCGCCAGCGTGACCCCGCGGAGGATCGGCTGGCCGCCGGCGCTCCAGGCGACGTCGCGCGCGGCGAGACTCATCGGACCTCCCGTGCGCGATAGAGGATGAAGGCGAAGGCCGGCGCGCCGACCAGGGCGGTGACCACGCCGATGGGCAGGGTCTGCTTGGCCACCAGGGTACGGGCGACGATGTCGGCCAGCACCATGAACAGGGCGCCGATCAGGGCGCAGGTGGGCAGCAGGCGCCCATGCCCCGGACCAACCAGGAAGCGTGCCACATGGGGGATCACCAGGCCGACGAAGCCCACCGCGCCCACCAGGCTGACCAGGCAGGCGGTGATCAGGCCGGTGACCGCCAGCAGCAGCAGGCGCAGCGGCCCCACAGCGACCCCGAGGCTGGCGGCGGCGTCCTCGCCAAAGGCGAAGGCATCCAGCGCTCGGGCACAGGCCAGGCACACCAGCAGACCGGCGAGTACCACCCCGGCGGCCAGCCAGACGTCTGGCCAGCGCACCCCGGCCAGGCTGCCGAGCAGCCAGAACATCACGCTGCGCGCCTGCTCGGCATTGGCTGCGGTGGCGACGATATAGGCGGTCAGGGCATTGAACAGCTGGGAAGCGGCCACTCCGGCGAGGATGATGCGGGTGCTGCCACCGCCGCCCAGAAACGGCAACACCACGGCGAAGGCCAGCACCGCGCCGAGAAAGGCGCCGAGCGAGACCCCGAGCACCCCGCCGCCGACGCCCAGCAGCATTACCAGCACCGCGCCGGTGGAGGCCCCTGCCGACAGCCCCAGCACATAGGGTTCGGCCAGGGCGTTGCGCAGCAGCGCCTGGAGAATGGCGCCGGAGACCGCCAGGCCCGCGCCACAGCAGGCCGCCACCAGGGCACGACTGAGGCGGTACTCCCAGACGATGCCCTGGACGATACGCTCCACCGGATAGGGCCCCAGGCCTAGGCCGTTGGCGATGGCCTGCAGGCTGGTCAGAGGCGCGATGGGCATCTCGCCGAAGGAAGCGGCCAGCACCACGCTCGCCGCCAGCGCCAGCACGGCGGCCAGGCCCAGCAGCCAGCGCCAGGGCCGGGCCCCTTCGGCTGCCAGGGGCAGGCTCATGGTTGCGGCTTGGCCAGGTCGGCGGCCAGAGTCTCGACGCTGTCCACCACCCGCAGCGAGGGATTGAGGGTCGGGGCGTCCACCACCAGCAGGTGGTTCTCGCGCACCGCGCGCAATTCGCGGGTCAGGGGGTCGCTGCGCAGGAAGGCCAGCTTCTTGTCGACGTCATCGGCGGGATAGAGACGGCGGTCCATGCGCGCCACGACGATATAGTCAGGGTCCAGACTGGCGATACGTTCCCAGCTCACCGCTGGCCATTCCTCGGCGCTGTCGACCACGTTGCGCAGGCCCAGGGACCGGGCGATCCAGGCCGGTGCGCCCAGGTTGCCAGCGACCCAGGGATCGCCTTCCAGGCGCGGACTGGAAAACCAGAACAGCACCGAACGCCCCTGGACCCCGGCCGCCTTGGCCTGCTCGCCAGCGGCGGCGATGCGGTGATCCAGCTCGGCAACCAACTGCTTGCCAGCCGGCTGCACATCGAGAATGGCCGCCAGTTCCCGGGCCTCGCGGGTCACCAGGTTCATGTCGAAGGGCGCGCTGCGGCTGCCGTCGCTGTTGGAATCAGCAGTCACCGCCTTGCCCTCGCAATCGCTGGGCGCCACATAGGCGGCGATGCCCAGCTTGGCGAAGCGGGGGAAGTCCGCCACCTCGCCGCCGGGTCCGACGTGATAGGTGTACTGCGCCGCCACCAGGTCCGGCCGGGTACCGACCACGGCTTCGAAGCTGGGAGCGTTGTCGGCCAGGCGCGGAATGCCCTTGCCCTCCTCCTGCAGGTCTTTCGGCAGGCCGCCGAACCAGACCCCGGTACCCACCAGGCGCGAGCCCACGCCCAGGCGCAAGAGCAACTCGGTACTGGCCTGGCCCAGACTGACCAGGCGCTGGGGCGCGCGCTCGAAGACCAGGTCACGGCCGCAGTTGTGGATGGTCAGCGGATAGGTCGTGGCGGCCTGGGCGCTAAGGGCGGAAACGGACAACAGGCCGGCGGCGAGCAGCGGTGAAAGACGGCGAAGCATGGACTCTCCTTGGGATGACGCGTCCCTTGTGGATGATGGATGTTCCCTGGCGAGGTCTGGCTCGCTTCTTTCGAAGCTCACAGTGGCGCGACCGCGCCGGACTCTCACCGGCTTCCCGCCAGGGAATAGGAAGGGTCGCCGAGGGTGGGCCAGCGGCGACCAGGATTCAAGCATTAAATGTTACTTTATAACAATTCCGGATCGTACCAGCGCGGCGTATAGACCCATTCGCCGCCATCGGCCCGCGGAAAGCGCCGGGTATGGCTGGAGCCGAGGATCACCAGGGTGCGTGAATCCACCATGTCACTGCGCAGGGCGCCGAGGCTGGTGTATTCGAGCCCCCCGCCGGGCCGGCCGACATCACGGCCGAGGATCACCGGGGTGGTCGCCGAACGGCAGCTGCGCAGCACGTCCAGCGCGCGCTCCAACTGGTGCGGGCGAGCCTTGGAGATGGGGTTGTAGAAGGCCATGGCCAGGTCCGCTGCCGCGGCCTGGCGCAGGCGCTGCTCGATCACCGCCCAGGGCTTGAGGTTGTCGGACAGGGAGATCAGGCAGAAGTCGTGGCCCAGGGGCGCCCCGGCCAGGGCGGCGCTGGCCATGGCCGCGGTGATGCCCGGCAGGATCTCCAGCTCCACCGCCGCCCAGCGCGGGTCATCGGCGCCTTCCAGCACCTCCAGTACCGCGGCGGCCATGGCGAATACACCCGGATCGCCGGACGACACCATGACTACCTGGCGCCCGCTGGCAGCCAGCTCGAAGGCATGGCGGGCACGCTGCAATTCTTCACGGTTGTCGCTGGCATGGGCCAACTGATCCGGACGCAAGGGGCCGGCCATCTGCACGTAGGTCGCGTAGCCGAGTACGTCCTGGGCCTGGTCCAGGGCGCGGCGCACCACCGGTGCCATGAGCTCGGCCGCGCCGGGGCCGAGGCCCACCACGCTGAGGCGGCCACGCCGCTGGCCAAGGTCCTCGGCTTCCAGCGGCCGGTCATGCAGGTGCAGGGCGATGCCCCGCTCCTGGGCACGTTCCACCGTCGTCAGGGCGAAGTCCGGCGTGTTGGCGTCGACGAATCTCAACGGCACATCCAGCGCCTGGCTCAGCTCGACCAGGCCGGGCGCGGCCATGTCTTCCGCCCGCGCCAGCAGCACCGCCACGGCACCTGGCGCATAGCCGGTGCTGGCAAGCAGTTCGGTGACGGCGGCAGCGGTGGCATCGGCACGTACCGCCACCAGCACGGCGCGGGGATGGATGAGCAGGGTGTGGTCGTCGGCACTGGCCAGCGGCGAGACCAGGATGCGCTGGTGCGCAGCGGGGTCACGGGCCAGGGGTACCTCGTCCAGCCAGGGCGCCTCGCCCTCGATGCGTACCGGGGCGCCGGCCAGCAGATCGGCCACCCGGTGCTTGGCCACGTCGACGTCGGCCAGGGCATAGCCGGCCGGTGGATCGAGCAGGCAGGTGCCGAATCTCAGTTCACCACTGGTGGTGATGGCCGGGGCCACGTCCAGCAAGGTACCCAGCTGGCGGGCCAGGCGATTGGCACCGGCCAGGCCGCCCAACAGCGGCACCACGGCGCTGCCGTCCTCGGCCACCGCCAGTACCGGCGGCTCGGCGGTCTTGTCGTCCAGCAGCGGCGCCAGGCTGCGGATGACGATGCCGGCGGCGCAGAGCACCAGCAGCGGCCGCTGCTGGCGATAGAGGTCGCGCAGATGGTCGCCGAAAGCGGTGTAGGTCACGTCGCCCTCGACCCGCCCGGCCAGGCCGTGCACCAGGCTGCCCGGCAGGCCAGCCTGCAGGCGGCGAGCAGTGGCCAGGGCGCCAGGGCCGAGGATGACGATGGCCGGGCTCAACCCTTCCATTTCACCCCCGGTACCACCACCAGCGAGAAATACGGCGAGGCCATGGGGTCGACCTCATCCAGCGCCACGATGCGCTGGTTGTCCATGGTGGCGCGTTCGATGTAGCGGGCACGCTCGTCCAGGCCCAGGTCGCGCAACACCTGGCGCACCTTCTCGAAGTTGCGCCCGAGCTTCATCACCACGGCGGCGTCGGCGCTCGCGAGACGTGCCTTGAGCTCCTCGGCGGAGAGCACCCCGGAGAGCACCGTGAGGGTCTGGTTGCGATAGACCAGCGGCAGGCCGAGCATGGCCACGCCGCCGAGCATGGAGCAGACCCCCGGCACCACCTGGGCTTCGTAGCGCTCGGCCAGGCGGTCGTGCAGGTACATGTAGGAGCCGTAGAAGAAGGGATCGCCCTCGCAGATCACCGCCACGTCGCGACCGGCGTCCAGATGGTCGGCCACCTGGGCGGCGGCGGTGTCGTAGAAGTCGGCGATCACCGTCTCATAGGACAGCGGCGGCGCCAGCTTCTCGGTGGTCACCGGATAGACCAGCGGCAGGCGCTGCTGGCCGTCCAGCAGATAGCCCTCGATGACGCCATAGGCATTGCCGCCCTGGCCCACGTTGGCCTTGGCCTTGGCGACGAAATAGGCCACCACCGGCGCGCCCTGCAGGAGGCGCAGGGCCTTCAGGGTGATGAGTTCCGGATCGCCGGGGCCGACGCCCAGGCCGAGCAGGCGGCCGGCCATCACTCCACCTCCGTGGCCAGGGCATTGACCGCTGCCGCGGCCATGGCGCTCCCGCCACGGCGGCCGCGCACGATGACGTAGGGCACGCCGCGACTGTCGGCGGCCAGGGCGTCCTTGGACTCCATGGCGCCGACGAAGCCCACCGGCATGCCGAGGATCAGCGCCGGCTTGGGCGCCCCGGCGTCGAGCATCTCCAGCAGATAGAACAGCGCCGTGGGGGCGTTGCCGATCACCACCACGCTGCCGGCCAGGTGCGGCCGCCAGCGCTCCAGGGCCACCGCCGAGCGGGTGTTGCCCTGGGCCACGGCCAGCTCGCGGATGCCCTCGTCATGCAGGGTGCAGATCACCTGATTGGCGGCCGGCAGCCGGGTGCGGGTGACGCCCTCGGCGACCATGCGCGCATCGCAGAGGATGGGCGCGCCAGCCGCCAGCGCCGCACGACCGGCCGCGCCGGCGCCCGGGGAAAAGGCCAGGTCCTGGACCACGTCGACCATGCCGCAGGCGTGGATCACCCGCACGGCGAGCTTTTCCAGGTCAGCGGGGATGGCCGATAGATCGGCTTCGGCGCGGATGGTGGCGAAGGATTGGCGATAGATCGCCTGGCCGTCGCGTTCGTATTCAAGCATCACTAGGACTCCGGGCCAGCCAGGCGGCGGCCTCGTCGAGGGATAGTTGGGTGGCGCGCCGCCAGCCCGGGCCGGGCTGGGTGGCGTCGCGCACGAAGAGGTCATAGCGGCCGGGGGCCACGGCCAGCAGGGTATGGGGGGCCTGTCCGGCCAGGGCGCAACTGCGCGGGCAGCCGGACAGGTGTACCTCCACGCCTGCCGGCAGCCGCTCGGCCAGGCGCAGGGCGTCGCCCTTGGTATCGGCCTGCCCCTTGGCACAGCCCTGGCTCCCGGTACAGGCGATCAGCCGGGCCAGGGGCGCGGCGGGGTCGGTGACCAGATCCAGGGCGCCCAAGGCCGCGAGCAGGTCCGGCGCCGTGCCGACCGGCACATCGGGTAGCAGCAGGCCCTGCCAGGGCGTCAGGTGCAGTTCGCCATTGCCGTGGTGCTCGGCGAGTTCGGCGACCGCTGCCAGGGTCATGGTCGGCAGCCGCCCCAAGGCGGGCTGGGCACCGACCCAGCAGAGGCCCGCCTGGCGCTGCGGATGACTGCCCAGGCGCCGCGCCGTTGCCGCTGGCGAACGAGGGGTAGCCGGGGCTGGCAGCAGGTCCAGTCCAGCCAGCAGCTCCGCAACTGGAAGCTGCGCCAGCAGCTGGCGCATGCGGCTCTGCTCAGCGCTGGCGAGGTCGAGAAAACGGTGCAGCAGGGCTGCCACCGTCGCCCTCTCGCGCCCCGTGGGGATCAGGCCCAGCGGCGCATCCAGCGGGGTACCGGCCAGACCGAGGAGATAGCCTTCGGCGTGGGCCGACAGCCAGACGTCATGGGCATGGTCGAGCCGTGCCAGGGCCTCGCCGCCGTCCAGTTGCAGGGCGAACTTGGGCGACAGGCCATGCAGGCGGCGATCGCCTTCCAGCAGCGCGAGCAGTTCGGCGGCCAGGGGACGGACGTCCCTCCGTTGCTGCGGATCGCGGCCCGCGGCGGGGCTGAGCAGCACGTTGCGCACGTCGTCGGCGGCTGGATCGCTTGGGCCCAGACCGGCCGCCTGCAGCGCGGCCACCAGGGCGTTGGCGCCGTCCGGGCGCACGCCACGCAGTTGCAGGTTGGCGCGGTTAGTCAGTTCCAGCACACCGCTCGCCCAGCGCTGGCTGGCCGCGGCGATGGCCCGTGCCTGGACCGCCGTGAGGCGTCCGCCCGGCAACTTCACCCGGCACAGGCCGCCATCGCGGGCGGGCACGATGCGCAGCAATCCCGGACAGGCCGAAGGCCGCGGGACGAGGGCGGAAGGAGACGGAGGATTCACGGCGGAAGGTCGGGCTGGACGGGGAAAGAGGCTATTATGCCCGCTTTGCCCGACCCCTTGAAAACGGCCGGTCGGCTGACGTTCGATGAGGTTTGTTCATGATCCCCTGGCTGACCGTGGTGGGTATCGGCGAAGACGGCTACCCCGGCCTGGGCAAAAGCGCCCGTCGCGCCCTATTGGAGGCGCAGGTCGTCATCGGCGGTCCACGCCAGCTGGCGCTGCTGCCACCCTGCATCCGCGCCGTCCGCGAGCCCTGGCCGCAACCCTTCGCCCTCGCCCCCGTGCTGGACCGCCGCGGCACCCCGGTCTGCGTGCTGGCGAGTGGCGATCCCATGCTGTTCGGTGTTGGCGCGAGCCTCTCGCGCCAACTGTCGGCCGACGAACTGCAGGTGCTGCCAGCGCCCTCCTCCTACTCCCTGGCCGCTGCGCGCCTGGGCTGGCCCCTGCAGGAGATCGCGTTGCTGTCGGTGGTGGCACGGCCCCTGGCCGGGGTGGTGCGCCACCTGCATCCCGGCGCGCGCCTGCTGGTCTTGAGCAACGACGGCCACAGCCCCGCCGCCCTGGCCGCCCTGCTGGTGGACCAGGGCTTTGGCGCCAGCCAGCTGCAGGTGCTGGAGCACCTGGGCGGTCCGCTGGAGCGACGCATCGCCGGCCGCGCCGAGGCCTGGTCGCTGACCGAGGCGGCGGCGCTCAACCTGGTGGCCATCGAAGTCCTGAGCGAGACCGGTGAGGCCGGCCTGCCCCTCACCCCGGGCCTGCCGGACGACGCCTATCGCCACGACGGTCAGCTGACCAAGCGCGACGTGCGCGCCGTGACCCTGGCGCGCCTGGCCCCCCGCCCCGGCGAACTGCTGTGGGACGTGGGCGCCGGCTGCGGCTCCATCGGCATCGAATGGGCGCGCAGCCATTCCAGCTGCCGGGCGCTGGCCGTCGAGGCCGATGCCGGACGCCAGGCACACATCCTCTACAATCGCGACCACCTCGGTGCGCCGGCGCTGCAGCTGGTGGCCGGTCAGGCACCGGAGGCACTGACCGGCCTGGCGACCCCGGACGCCATCTTCATCGGTGGCGGCCTCACCGCGCCCGGGGTCCTGGATGCCTGCTGGACCGCCCTGCGACCCGGTGGCCGCCTGCTGGCCAATGCCGTGACCCTGCAGACCGAAGCCGCCCTGGTGGCCTTTCGCGAACGTCATGGCGGCGACCTGACCCGCCTGCAGGTGGCCCAGGCCCAGCCGCTGGGCGCCTTCGACACCTGGCGCGCGGCGCTGCCCATCACCCTGCTGCACAGCCGCAAGCCCCATGCGTGACGAAACCCCCGAACAGCCCGCGCCCCTGCGCACCGGCCTCACCACCGGCAGCTGCGCCACCGCCACCAGCCTGGCGGCGGCCAGCCTGCTGCTGGGCGAGACGCCCGGCGATGCGGTGGAGATCGAGCTGCCCAAGGGACGGCGGGTCCTCATGCCCCTGGCCCACTGCCAGCGGCTGGAAGGCGGCGCCCAAGCCGGTACCTTCAAGGACGGTGGCGATGATCCGGACGTGACCCACGGCGCCCTGGTGTTCGCCCAGGTACGCCTGAGCACCACCCCGGGGATCAGCTTCCACGCCGGCCCCGGCGTCGGCACCGTGACCAAGCCCGGGCTGGTGCTGGCGGTGGGAGAACCGGCGATCAATCCGGTACCGCGGCAGATGATGACCCGCCATCTCGGCGAACTGGCACTGCGCCACGGCTATGGTGGCGGCTTTTCCGTGACCGTCGGCGTCGAGGGCGGCGAACACCTGGCGCTCAAGACCATGAACCCGCGCCTGGGCATTCTCGGCGGCCTGTCGATCCTTGGCACCAGCGGCATCGTCCGGCCCTTTTCCTGCGCCGCCTACATCGCATCCATCCACCAGGGCATCGACGTGGCTCGCGCCAACGGCCACGGCCATCTCGCCGCCTGCACCGGCAACGCCAGCGAAGACGCCATGCGCCGTCGCTACGGCCTGGAGGAAACCGCCCTGATCGAAATGGGTGATTTCGCCGGCGCCGTGCTCAAGCACCTGCGCAAAGCGCCGGTGGCGCGCCTGAGTCTGTGCGGCGGGTTCGGCAAGATCAGCAAGCTGGCCGCCGGCCATCTCGACCTGCACAGCCGCAGCTCCAGCATCGACCTGCCACAGCTGGCCGCCTGGGCCGCCGCACTGGGCGCCGACGCGGACCTGCAAGCCGCCATGATCGGCGCCAATACCAGCCAGCAGGCACTGCAACTGGCCCAGGCCGCCGGCATTCCCCTGGGCGATGCCGTCTGCCGCCAGGCGCTGGCCTTCGCCCGTGGCATCGTCCCGGCAGGCGTGGCGCTGGAGGTCCTGGCCATCGACCGCCAGGGCGGTATCGTCGGAGAAGCCCAATGAAGATCCTCTTGCTCGGGGGTACCACCGAAGCCCTGGCCATCGCCCGCCAGTTGCCGGCGAATGCCCTCTACAGCCTGGCCGGCCTCGGCCGCGTGCCCCAGGACCTGCCCTGCCAGGTGCGGGTCGGCGGCTATGGTGGCGCCGAGGGGCTGGGCGCCTTTCTCCGCAGTGAAGGCATCGACCTGCTGCTGGACGCTACCCACCCCTACGCCGCACAGATCAGCCACAACGCCGCCCTGGCCGCAGCCCGATCGGGTGTCCCCTGCTGGGCCCTGCGGCGCCCCGGATGGCAGGCCGGTCCGCAGGATGAC includes these proteins:
- a CDS encoding IclR family transcriptional regulator domain-containing protein — encoded protein: MDDNRTAHATGLPPLAAPPIIASPAKRIEAFTGDPNFMTSLARGLAVIHAFQERKRQLTIAQISHRTEIPRAAVRRCLHTLMKLGYVTTDGRTYSLLPKVLTLGHAYLSSTPLAVTAQPVLDRLSEQLHEACSMATLEGDEILYIARSATPQRLISVDLSVGSRLPAYCTSMGRILLAALDDAALHDYLEHADLQAKTSRTLYQPPALIECLGQVRQQGYVIVDQELEVGLRSLAVPLRDAAGQVLAALNVGTHASRVGRQELETRFLPVLLAASQELSTRLFH
- a CDS encoding DUF962 domain-containing protein gives rise to the protein MKTLEDHLSQYASYHRDPRNIASHFPGILLIVLAVAILLSRPVFTLAGWPLSPALPVAGAVAIFYLRLDRPLGLLMSGLLGLAIWLGVALAVQTTAAWLGWGLGLFLIGWAIQFVGHHYEGRKPAFLDDIAGLAIGPLFIVAELVFLLGGRPALRQAIEERAGPVRRRQASR
- a CDS encoding ABC transporter ATP-binding protein, which encodes MSLAARDVAWSAGGQPILRGVTLAVPPGGVLGLLGPNGSGKSSLLRLLAGLRRPEEGRVSLDETPLQDLRRRDLARRVALVEQQAGTEADLSVAEVVRLGRTPHRGLLDAWSARDAEVCQRALAQVGLVDKAARRWHSLSGGERQRAQIARALAQEPSELLLDEPTNHLDIQHQLEILDLVRRLPATCVLAIHDLNLAALFCDRLAVLRDGQLVAEGAPAEVLTAELIQQVWGVRAQVALDGPDDRPTIRYRLA
- a CDS encoding FecCD family ABC transporter permease, producing the protein MSLPLAAEGARPWRWLLGLAAVLALAASVVLAASFGEMPIAPLTSLQAIANGLGLGPYPVERIVQGIVWEYRLSRALVAACCGAGLAVSGAILQALLRNALAEPYVLGLSAGASTGAVLVMLLGVGGGVLGVSLGAFLGAVLAFAVVLPFLGGGGSTRIILAGVAASQLFNALTAYIVATAANAEQARSVMFWLLGSLAGVRWPDVWLAAGVVLAGLLVCLACARALDAFAFGEDAAASLGVAVGPLRLLLLAVTGLITACLVSLVGAVGFVGLVIPHVARFLVGPGHGRLLPTCALIGALFMVLADIVARTLVAKQTLPIGVVTALVGAPAFAFILYRAREVR
- a CDS encoding ABC transporter substrate-binding protein, whose product is MLRRLSPLLAAGLLSVSALSAQAATTYPLTIHNCGRDLVFERAPQRLVSLGQASTELLLRLGVGSRLVGTGVWFGGLPKDLQEEGKGIPRLADNAPSFEAVVGTRPDLVAAQYTYHVGPGGEVADFPRFAKLGIAAYVAPSDCEGKAVTADSNSDGSRSAPFDMNLVTREARELAAILDVQPAGKQLVAELDHRIAAAGEQAKAAGVQGRSVLFWFSSPRLEGDPWVAGNLGAPAWIARSLGLRNVVDSAEEWPAVSWERIASLDPDYIVVARMDRRLYPADDVDKKLAFLRSDPLTRELRAVRENHLLVVDAPTLNPSLRVVDSVETLAADLAKPQP
- the cobJ gene encoding precorrin-3B C(17)-methyltransferase produces the protein MEGLSPAIVILGPGALATARRLQAGLPGSLVHGLAGRVEGDVTYTAFGDHLRDLYRQQRPLLVLCAAGIVIRSLAPLLDDKTAEPPVLAVAEDGSAVVPLLGGLAGANRLARQLGTLLDVAPAITTSGELRFGTCLLDPPAGYALADVDVAKHRVADLLAGAPVRIEGEAPWLDEVPLARDPAAHQRILVSPLASADDHTLLIHPRAVLVAVRADATAAAVTELLASTGYAPGAVAVLLARAEDMAAPGLVELSQALDVPLRFVDANTPDFALTTVERAQERGIALHLHDRPLEAEDLGQRRGRLSVVGLGPGAAELMAPVVRRALDQAQDVLGYATYVQMAGPLRPDQLAHASDNREELQRARHAFELAASGRQVVMVSSGDPGVFAMAAAVLEVLEGADDPRWAAVELEILPGITAAMASAALAGAPLGHDFCLISLSDNLKPWAVIEQRLRQAAAADLAMAFYNPISKARPHQLERALDVLRSCRSATTPVILGRDVGRPGGGLEYTSLGALRSDMVDSRTLVILGSSHTRRFPRADGGEWVYTPRWYDPELL
- a CDS encoding precorrin-2 C(20)-methyltransferase, encoding MAGRLLGLGVGPGDPELITLKALRLLQGAPVVAYFVAKAKANVGQGGNAYGVIEGYLLDGQQRLPLVYPVTTEKLAPPLSYETVIADFYDTAAAQVADHLDAGRDVAVICEGDPFFYGSYMYLHDRLAERYEAQVVPGVCSMLGGVAMLGLPLVYRNQTLTVLSGVLSAEELKARLASADAAVVMKLGRNFEKVRQVLRDLGLDERARYIERATMDNQRIVALDEVDPMASPYFSLVVVPGVKWKG
- a CDS encoding precorrin-8X methylmutase, which encodes MLEYERDGQAIYRQSFATIRAEADLSAIPADLEKLAVRVIHACGMVDVVQDLAFSPGAGAAGRAALAAGAPILCDARMVAEGVTRTRLPAANQVICTLHDEGIRELAVAQGNTRSAVALERWRPHLAGSVVVIGNAPTALFYLLEMLDAGAPKPALILGMPVGFVGAMESKDALAADSRGVPYVIVRGRRGGSAMAAAAVNALATEVE
- the cobG gene encoding precorrin-3B synthase translates to MNPPSPSALVPRPSACPGLLRIVPARDGGLCRVKLPGGRLTAVQARAIAAASQRWASGVLELTNRANLQLRGVRPDGANALVAALQAAGLGPSDPAADDVRNVLLSPAAGRDPQQRRDVRPLAAELLALLEGDRRLHGLSPKFALQLDGGEALARLDHAHDVWLSAHAEGYLLGLAGTPLDAPLGLIPTGRERATVAALLHRFLDLASAEQSRMRQLLAQLPVAELLAGLDLLPAPATPRSPAATARRLGSHPQRQAGLCWVGAQPALGRLPTMTLAAVAELAEHHGNGELHLTPWQGLLLPDVPVGTAPDLLAALGALDLVTDPAAPLARLIACTGSQGCAKGQADTKGDALRLAERLPAGVEVHLSGCPRSCALAGQAPHTLLAVAPGRYDLFVRDATQPGPGWRRATQLSLDEAAAWLARSPSDA
- a CDS encoding bifunctional cobalt-precorrin-7 (C(5))-methyltransferase/cobalt-precorrin-6B (C(15))-methyltransferase, whose translation is MIPWLTVVGIGEDGYPGLGKSARRALLEAQVVIGGPRQLALLPPCIRAVREPWPQPFALAPVLDRRGTPVCVLASGDPMLFGVGASLSRQLSADELQVLPAPSSYSLAAARLGWPLQEIALLSVVARPLAGVVRHLHPGARLLVLSNDGHSPAALAALLVDQGFGASQLQVLEHLGGPLERRIAGRAEAWSLTEAAALNLVAIEVLSETGEAGLPLTPGLPDDAYRHDGQLTKRDVRAVTLARLAPRPGELLWDVGAGCGSIGIEWARSHSSCRALAVEADAGRQAHILYNRDHLGAPALQLVAGQAPEALTGLATPDAIFIGGGLTAPGVLDACWTALRPGGRLLANAVTLQTEAALVAFRERHGGDLTRLQVAQAQPLGAFDTWRAALPITLLHSRKPHA
- a CDS encoding cobalt-precorrin-5B (C(1))-methyltransferase — its product is MRDETPEQPAPLRTGLTTGSCATATSLAAASLLLGETPGDAVEIELPKGRRVLMPLAHCQRLEGGAQAGTFKDGGDDPDVTHGALVFAQVRLSTTPGISFHAGPGVGTVTKPGLVLAVGEPAINPVPRQMMTRHLGELALRHGYGGGFSVTVGVEGGEHLALKTMNPRLGILGGLSILGTSGIVRPFSCAAYIASIHQGIDVARANGHGHLAACTGNASEDAMRRRYGLEETALIEMGDFAGAVLKHLRKAPVARLSLCGGFGKISKLAAGHLDLHSRSSSIDLPQLAAWAAALGADADLQAAMIGANTSQQALQLAQAAGIPLGDAVCRQALAFARGIVPAGVALEVLAIDRQGGIVGEAQ